A stretch of Triticum aestivum cultivar Chinese Spring chromosome 1D, IWGSC CS RefSeq v2.1, whole genome shotgun sequence DNA encodes these proteins:
- the LOC123160386 gene encoding zinc finger BED domain-containing protein RICESLEEPER 2-like: MEKKKERSLTSILGKEPAIGKKKNGRSKTSSSMDAGIEPSVRSKANPSIVLVDPLVRAKQQARALPPPPPPRRLPDNKGIGARAAAVVASGWTGSANTSVTPTSPAEAESWEHEPEEDHVQEQDEEEKDENVYVPADESESEEEENSYDLRDDMSEDEMDIFQSPGGETDVFVVSSEEDNARTGEKHKKGVKVKRKVTTKGSSKSSTSRESSDCWTFFEKVMVKSEKDPKVEELKAKCMHCHNLYIYVQGSSTTTLNRHMKKCKIFKNKVATKLIQSRLGYKPSNVRGESGLPLGVPSNGYEHTTMKELIAKMVAVHNYSFRMVEHEWFNIVMKYSNPLYQEIGRKAIRAECLRVFNKEKEILKAALKNVDHISLTTDMWTSNQTISYMCVVAHYIDKHWRMQTRVLAFMELDPPHSGNVMAVALFECVTEWKIENKIVSITLDNASNNDSAVRDLKAMFSVRRGTDFEAKYFHVRCCAHIVNLVVQDGTACMSTLVTNLRETVKYFKKSPSRLHKFVEICRSLGLKIGAHLTLDVCTRWSSTYKMLETGRPYRQALVSYADSDANYKWKPTNKEWDMFQLIEPLLFAFARVTTAFSGQSYPTANIFYPHIVSIKISLRKAMVHKDKTYNAMGHAMMDKFNKYWEEPNNVMVLATFLDPRYKMKYVDWCFGQIYDEDKAETELSAFKKDLDKLYEKFDSQKRQAEPQCKNTCNTSTSMPPADSEFLSFLSSTSTKRSKSELRNYMDDANEGMVATFNLLEWWKVNALRYPVLANMARRFLTIPASSVSSESSFSTGGRILDDYRSSLKPYMVEALVCGGSYIKGAHKDLNVLDVEEDDDEEDVEKVKLPKSVADCNY, translated from the exons atggagaagaagaaagagaggtcATTGACCTCCATTCTTGGGAAGGAGCCAGCGATTGGAAAAAAGAAGAATGGCAGAAGCAAGACCTCCAGCTCCATGGACGCCGGCATCGAGCCGTCCGTTCGCTCCAAGGCCAATCCAAGCATCGTCCTTGTTGACCCGCTTGTGAGGGCAAAGCAGCAGGCGCGAGCACTGCCACCCCCGCCTCCGCCTCGGCGTCTGCCTGACAACAAAGGTATCGGCGCGCGGGCGGCAGCTGTTGTTGCATCCGGCTGGACCGGCTCCGCGAACACCTCCGTCACGCCTACTTCTCCGGCTGAAGCTGAGTCCTGG GAACATGAGCCGGAAGAGGATCATGTCCAGGAGCAGGATGAGGAAGAGAAGGATGAGAATGTGTATGTGCCTGCTGATGAGTCCGAGTCTGAGGAAGAAGAGAACTCGTATGATCTTAGAGATGACATGTCAGAGGATGAAATGGATATTTTTCAGTCCCCTGGAGGTGAGACTGATGTGTTTGTTGTTAGTTCAGAAGAAGACAATGCAAGAACAGGAGAGAAACACAAGAAAGGGGTGAAAGTCAAGCGCAAGGTCACTACCAAGGGCAGTAGCAAGTCCAGTACTAGCAGGGAGAGTTCAGATTGTTGGACTTTTTTTGAGAAGGTGATGGTGAAATCAGAAAAGGATCCTAAGGTTGAAGAGTTGAAGGCAAAGTGCATGCATTGCCACAATTTATACATATATGTTCAAGGTTCAAGCACCACAACACTTAATAGGCATATGAAGAAGTGTAAGATCTTCAAGAACAAGGTTGCGACGAAACTTATACAATCACGGCTTGGGTACAAGCCGTCCAATGTTAGAGGTGAATCCGGTCTTCCTCTAGGTGTGCCATCCAATGGGTATGAGCACACAACTATGAAGGAGTTGATTGCAAAAATGGTGGCTGTCCATAACTACTCATTCAGGATGGTGGAACATGAGTGGTTCAATATTGTGATGAAGTACTCGAACCCGCTATATCAAGAAATTGGTAGGAAGGCAATAAGAGCTGAGTGTTTGAGGGTTTTCAATAAAGAGAAGGAAATCCTTAAGGCAGCCCTGAAGAATGTGGACCACATTAGTCTCACTACAGATATGTGGACAAGTAACCAAACCATTTCTTATATGTGTGTAGTGGCACACTATATAGATAAACATTGGAGGATGCAGACTCGTGTGCTTGCGTTCATGGAGTTGGACCCCCCTCACAGCGGAAACGTCATGGCTGTTGCGTTGTTTGAATGTGTGACTGAATGGAAGATAGAAAACAAGATAGTGTCCATCACACTAGACAATGCATCAAACAATGATTCAGCTGTTAGAGATTTGAAGGCAATGTTTTCTGTTCGAAGAGGGACAGACTTTGAAGCCAAATATTTCCATGTCCGGTGTTGTGCTCACATTGTCAACTTGGTAGTGCAGGATGGGACAGCCTGCATGAGCACTTTGGTAACGAACCTAAGGGAGACAGTGAAGTACTTCAAGAAGTCCCCTTCCCGGCTGCACAAATTTGTTGAGATTTGCAGGAGTTTAGGCCTTAAAATTGGAGCGCATTTGACCCTAGATGTTTGCACGAGGTGGAGTTCTACATACAAGATGTTGGAAACTGGCCGACCATATAGGCAAGCCTTGGTGTCTTATGCTGATTCGGATGCCAACTACAAGTGGAAGCCTACAAACAAAGAATGGGATATGTTTCAGCTTATTGAACCATTGTTGTTTGCTTTTGCTAGAGTGACTACAGCCTTTTCGGGTCAATCATATCCCACCGCCAACATATTTTACCCCCACATTGTGAGTATCAAAATTTCTTTGAGAAAAGCCATGGTTCATAAGGACAAAACCTACAATGCTATGGGACATGCTATGATGGACAAGTTCAACAAATATTGGGAAGAACCAAACAATGTCATGGTTCTTGCCACTTTCCTGGATCCAAGGTACAAAATGAAGTACGTGGATTGGTGCTTTGGGCAGATCTATGATGAGGATAAGGCTGAAACTGAGTTGTCTGCATTCAAGAAAGATTTGGACAAGTTGTATGAGAAATTTGATTCTCAAAAGAGGCAAGCTGAACCTCAATGCAAGAATACTTGCAATACAAGTACCTCAATGCCACCTGCAGATTCTGAGTTTCTCTCATTCTTATCATCCACTTCTACAAAACGATCTAAGAGTGAATTGAGAAACTATATGGATGATGCAAATGAGGGTATGGTTGCCACTTTCAATCTGCTAGAGTGGTGGAAGGTGAATGCACTTAGGTATCCTGTGTTGGCAAACATGGCAAGAAGATTCTTAACTATCCCTGCTAGCTCGGTGTCTTCTGAATCCAGTTTTAGCACCGGTGGAAGAATTCTGGATGATTATCGAAGCTCTCTAAAACCATACATGGTGGAGGCCTTGGTGTGTGGCGGAAGCTATATCAAGGGTGCGCACAAAGACTTAAATGTGTTG GAtgtggaagaagatgatgatgaggaggatgtgGAGAAGGTCAAATTGCCTAAAAGTGTCGCAGATTGCAACTACTAG